One genomic region from Stutzerimonas decontaminans encodes:
- a CDS encoding NADH-quinone oxidoreductase subunit K produces the protein MHLLFAFAIAIVAGCSLYLILSRHIVRILLGVTMLSAAINLVIFLSGRIVTNVPAVIRAGETSLAADAANPLPQALVLTAIVIGFSLTAFFAALALQTYRSAGSVDTRDIDAAERLGSPFPATKDRP, from the coding sequence ATGCATCTGCTCTTTGCATTCGCCATCGCCATCGTTGCTGGCTGCAGCCTGTACCTGATCCTTTCCCGCCATATCGTGCGGATCCTGCTGGGCGTGACCATGCTCTCGGCGGCGATCAATCTGGTGATCTTCCTCTCCGGGCGGATCGTTACGAACGTCCCCGCCGTCATCCGCGCCGGCGAGACCAGCCTGGCCGCCGATGCCGCCAACCCGCTGCCCCAGGCGCTGGTTCTCACCGCAATCGTCATTGGCTTTTCACTGACCGCGTTCTTCGCTGCCCTGGCATTGCAGACCTACCGCAGCGCGGGCAGCGTCGATACGCGCGATATCGATGCAGCCGAGCGCCTGGGTTCGCCATTCCCGGCCACTAAGGATCGCCCGTGA
- a CDS encoding MnhB domain-containing protein, with protein MNSLIFAAFSRILFGLMLAVSLYVLYRGHNEPGGGFVGGLIAAAGFATLALARGVDVARATLRFEPMTVIGCGVLAALLGGLPGLWLDDSFLAHQWAILGSVHIGTTLLFDIGVYLVVLGGILSLILRFYEGL; from the coding sequence ATGAATTCTCTGATCTTCGCCGCCTTCTCGCGGATTCTCTTCGGCCTGATGCTGGCGGTGTCGCTGTACGTGCTCTACCGCGGGCACAACGAGCCGGGTGGCGGATTCGTCGGCGGGCTGATCGCAGCGGCCGGATTCGCGACGCTGGCGCTTGCCCGTGGCGTGGACGTGGCCCGCGCCACGCTGCGCTTCGAACCGATGACAGTGATCGGTTGCGGCGTCCTCGCTGCGCTGCTTGGCGGGCTGCCAGGCCTCTGGCTGGACGACTCGTTCCTGGCCCACCAGTGGGCAATTCTCGGCAGCGTCCATATCGGCACCACCCTGCTGTTCGATATCGGCGTCTACCTGGTCGTGCTGGGCGGCATCCTTTCTCTGATCCTGCGTTTCTACGAGGGCCTCTGA